In the genome of Aspergillus luchuensis IFO 4308 DNA, chromosome 2, nearly complete sequence, one region contains:
- a CDS encoding uncharacterized protein (COG:I;~EggNog:ENOG410Q28P;~InterPro:IPR014352,IPR035984,IPR000582;~PFAM:PF00887;~go_function: GO:0000062 - fatty-acyl-CoA binding [Evidence IEA]), translating into MSVPNFSAALDASIKKEKFTPEVQAAAAKVDSSAFSDAIKAVLGGDDTATVEGEQAVALKNAFEFAVAVVKMLKSEPGNEDKLALYKYFKRGNNQTPASPGMFDIQGKYKYNAWNEIKHISEAKAQAEYIKQVDALIEKIGTRE; encoded by the exons ATGTCCGTCCCcaacttctccgccgcccTCGACGCCTccatcaagaaggagaagttcACCCCCGAGGTCCAGGCCGCCGCTGCCAAGGTCGACAGCTCCGCCTTCTCCGACGCCATCAAGGCCGtccttggtggtgatgacacCGCCACCGTTGAGGGCGAGCAGGCTGTTGCCCTGAAGAACGCTTTCGagtttgctgttgctgttgtcaaGATGCTGAAGTCGGAGCCTGGTAATGAGGATAAGTTGGCG CTCTACAAGTACTTCAAGCGCGGCAACAACCAGACCCCTGCTTCTCCTGGCATGTTCGATATCCAG GGCAAGTACAAGTACAACGCATGGAATGAAATCAAGCACATCAGCGAGGCCAAGGCCCAGGCCGAGTACATCAAGCAGGTTGACGCTCTGATTGAGAAGATTGGAACGAGGGAGTAG
- a CDS encoding RpiB/LacA/LacB family sugar-phosphate isomerase (COG:G;~EggNog:ENOG410PP11;~InterPro:IPR003500,IPR011860,IPR036569;~PFAM:PF02502;~go_function: GO:0016853 - isomerase activity [Evidence IEA];~go_process: GO:0005975 - carbohydrate metabolic process [Evidence IEA]), whose amino-acid sequence MSADLKPLRIVMACDEAGQPYKETLKAALEKNPLVESIQDVGVNSTSDKTAYPHPAVAGAKLIKEGKADRGLFICGTGLGVAISANKVPGIRAVTAHDSFSVERSILSNDAQVLCFGQRVIGIELAKKLANEWVTYRFDPKSASAAKVQAISDYEKELAGTA is encoded by the coding sequence ATGTCTGCCGATCTGAAGCCCCTCCGCATCGTCATGGCCTGCGATGAGGCTGGCCAGCCCTACAAGGAGACCCTGAAGGCTGCTCTTGAGAAGAACCCTCTGGTTGAGTCCATCCAAGATGTGGGCGTCAACTCCACCTCCGACAAGACTGCTTACCCTCACCCGGCTGTCGCTGGTGCCAAACTCAtcaaggagggcaaggcAGACCGTGGTCTCTTCATTTGCGGTACTGGTCTCGGTGTCGCTATCTCCGCCAACAAGGTGCCCGGCATTCGCGCCGTGACAGCACACGACTCCTTCTCCGTCGAGCGCTCCATCCTTAGCAACGACGCCCAGGTGCTCTGCTTTGGCCAGCGCGTTATTGGCATTGAGCTTGCGAAGAAGCTCGCCAACGAGTGGGTGACCTACCGCTTCGACCCCAAGAGTGCCTCTGCCGCCAAGGTGCAGGCCATCTCCGACTACGAGAAGGAACTCGCCGGTACTGCTTAA
- a CDS encoding uncharacterized protein (COG:H;~EggNog:ENOG410PHDH;~InterPro:IPR036615,IPR036565,IPR001645,IPR018109, IPR013221,IPR023600;~PFAM:PF08245;~TransMembrane:1 (o480-498i);~go_function: GO:0004326 - tetrahydrofolylpolyglutamate synthase activity [Evidence IEA];~go_function: GO:0005524 - ATP binding [Evidence IEA];~go_function: GO:0016874 - ligase activity [Evidence IEA];~go_process: GO:0009058 - biosynthetic process [Evidence IEA];~go_process: GO:0009396 - folic acid-containing compound biosynthetic process [Evidence IEA]), producing the protein MLAVDSKNQITRTYENALSLLETRRRRARPRTNPVQTEQIPANVTPTVRGIPCLYGMSEWLQTLGHSDTDISRLNIIHITGTKGKGSTCEFTRSILHAHGLRTGFPSKIGLYTSPHIQCIRERIQINSSPVTENLFTKYFFEVWDTLMETNMGKADKTQRPPRYLQFLALLAFHTFIRENVDAAIIEVHQGGEFDATNFIQNPVVTGITSLGLDHLDQLGPTVESIAWHKSGIFKPGAPALSVPQEDSPSEVLHARAAEKNTSLTIVPLNPDLPTDSSALGIPVQRLNCSLALELARTFLKAKAPDQAIKPADISTALRNIFLIGRFEIINDPDGQSQWFVDGAHNTLSLEKTAEWFSDITKRSAEQTHRILIFSHFSKDRDGLALLECLAESLTEQDALPDHVIFTTYVERADKSQFEKMDKVKDILPTTLPDLSVLSLFAEKWKATVPQGTTSVSTKETIEEAIDTARGISAQQDGKAQVLITGCFLLVGGALNILRRS; encoded by the exons ATGTTGGCTGTCGATTCCAAGAACCAAATCACTCGTACTTACGAG AATGCCCTCAGTCTCCTGGAAACGCGCAGACGTCGCGCCCGACCCAGGACCAATCCTGTACAGACAGAGCAAATTCCAGCAAATGTCACTCCAACCGTGCGAGGTATTCCATGTCTGTATGGAATGAGCGAGTGGCTACAGACTCTCGGGCATTCG GACACAGATATATCTCGTCTaaacatcatccacatcacCGGAACAAAAGGTAAAGGCAGCACATGCGAGTTCACCCGTTCTATTCTCCATGCACATGGGTTGAGAACCGGCTTCCCCAGTAAGATCGGTCTCTACACATCGCCTCACATACAATGCATCCGAGAAAGAATCCAAATCAACAGCAGCCCCGTAACGGAGAACCTATTCACAAAATACTTCTTCGAAGTATGGGACACGCTTATGGAGACCAACATGGGAAAAGCAGACAAAACACAGCGACCACCTCGCTACCTGCAATTTCTCGCCCTGCTCGCTTTTCACACCTTCATCCGAGAGAACGTCGACGCTGCAATAATCGAAGTCCACCAGGGTGGTGAATTCGACGCTACGAACTTCATCCAGAACCCCGTGGTCACCGGTATCACTTCCCTAGGACTGGACCATCTTGACCAGCTCGGCCCTACCGTCGAATCCATTGCATGGCATAAATCGGGAATATTCAAACCCGGTGCACCTGCATTATCTGTTCCACAGGAAGATAGTCCTTCGGAGGTATTGCACGCTCGTGCCGCGGAGAAAAATACTTCATTGACTATCGTCCCGCTAAATCCTGATCTCCCCACTGACAGTAGTGCATTGGGGATCCCCGTCCAGCGACTAAACTGTTCCCTCGCCCTCGAACTAGCCAGGACATTCCTGAAAGCCAAAGCACCCGACCAAGCAATCAAGCCCGCGGACATATCCACTGCCCTGAGAAATATCTTCCTAATCGGAAGATTCGAGATCATCAATGACCCAGACGGACAATCACAATGGTTCGTAGACGGCGCACACAACACGCTTAGTCTTGAGAAAACGGCGGAGTGGTTCTCGGATATTACCAAGAGGTCTGCGGAGCAAAC ACACCGAATCCTAATATTCAGCCACTTCTCCAAAGACCGAGACGGCCTAGCGCTTCTAGAATGCTTAGCAGAATCTCTCACCGAGCAAGACGCACTGCCAGATCATGTTATCTTCACTACTTACGTTGAACGAGCAGACAAGTCTCAATTTGAAAAGATGGATAAAG TGAAAGATATactccccaccaccctcccagaTCTTAGCGTGCTATCTTTATTCGCTGAGAAATGGAAAGCTACCGTTCCTCAAGGCACAACTTCAGTCTCGACTAAGGAGACCATTGAAGAAGCGATTGACACAGCAAGGGGCATTAGTGCACAGCAGGATGGTAAAGCGCAGGTCTTGATTACGGGGTGTTTCTTGTTGGTTGGCGGGGCGCTGAATATATTGCGTCGTTCGTGA
- the URA9 gene encoding dihydroorotate dehydrogenase 2 (BUSCO:EOG092624RX;~COG:F;~EggNog:ENOG410PFTF;~InterPro:IPR005720,IPR001295,IPR005719,IPR013785;~PFAM:PF01180;~TransMembrane:1 (i80-97o);~go_component: GO:0005737 - cytoplasm [Evidence IEA];~go_component: GO:0016020 - membrane [Evidence IEA];~go_function: GO:0003824 - catalytic activity [Evidence IEA];~go_function: GO:0004152 - dihydroorotate dehydrogenase activity [Evidence IEA];~go_function: GO:0016627 - oxidoreductase activity, acting on the CH-CH group of donors [Evidence IEA];~go_process: GO:0006207 - 'de novo' pyrimidine nucleobase biosynthetic process [Evidence IEA];~go_process: GO:0055114 - oxidation-reduction process [Evidence IEA]), whose product MATNAVALAWRSAGRRAPALHSLRATQRPSILHRETLLRQVRYSSDAASQTKEAAKETTAQVTETVKEAPKKTGRKLKRTVWGTSLALTLLAGYVYGTDTRASVHRYGVVPLVRLLFPDAEDAHHFGVDILKTLYKYGLNPRERGDPDSDGALLTEVFGYTLSNPIGISGGLDKHADIPDPLFELGPAIVEVGGTTPLPQEGNPRPRVFRLPSQNAMINRYGLNSKGADHMAAVLEQRVRDYAYAHGFGEHELAEQRVLNGEAGVPPGSLREGKLLAVQVAKNKLTPDNDIEAIKRDYVYCVDRLAKYADILVVNVSSPNTPGLRDLQATAPLTAILKAVVGAAKSIDRKTKPFVMVKVSPDEDADEQVSGICDAVWGSGVDGVIVGNTTNRRPEPLPKGFTLPPKEQDVLKETGGFSGPQLFDRTVKLVAKYKSLLDASAPAAAAVPKAIEAAEPDVENVPPTVSEAVEGLPARKVIFASGGVTNGAQARKVLDAGASVAMMYTAITYGGLGTVTRVKEEMKEKK is encoded by the exons ATGGCTACCAACGCTGTGGCTCTGGCCTGGAGATCCGCAGGCCGCAGAGCACCTGCTCTTCACTCTCTCCGCGCTACTCAGCGGCCCTCAATCCTCCACCGGGAGACTCTCCTCCGTCAAGTCCGCTACTCCTCGGACGCAGCATCCCAGACCAAAGAAGCAGCCAAGGAGACCACCGCACAGGTCACGGAAACCGTGAAGGAAGCCCCCAAGAAGACCGGCCGCAAGCTCAAGCGCACCGTCTGGGGCACCTCCCTGGCTCTGACCCTCCTCGCCGGATACGTCTACGGCACGGACACCCGCGCCAGCGTGCACCGGTACGGCGTGGTCCCTCTTGTTCGCCTGCTCTTCCCCGACGCCGAAGATGCGCACCACTTCGGCGTGGACATCCTGAAGACCCTCTACAAGTACGGTCTGAACCCGCGCGAGCGTGGCGACCCCGACAGCGATGGCGCTCTCCTAACTGAG GTCTTCGGCTACACCCTCTCCAACCCGATCGGCATCTCCGGCGGCCTCGACAAGCACGCCGACATCCCCGACCCTCTATTCGAACTCGGCCCCGCCATCGTCGAAGTCGGCGGcaccactcccctcccccaagaAGGCAATCCCCGCCCACGAGTCTTCCGCCTCCCGTCCCAGAACGCCATGATCAACCGCTACGGCCTCAACTCCAAGGGCGCCGACCACATGGCCGCCGTCCTTGAACAGCGCGTGCGCGACTACGCCTACGCGCACGGGTTCGGCGAGCACGAATTGGCCGAACAACGGGTCCTGAACGGCGAAGCCGGCGTGCCCCCGGGAAGTCTCCGCGAAGGCAAGCTGCTCGCCGTGCAAGTCGCCAAGAACAAGCTCACGCCGGACAACGACATCGAAGCCATCAAGCGCGACTACGTCTACTGCGTTGACCGTCTCGCCAAGTACGCCGATATCCTGGTCGTCAACGTCTCCAGCCCTAACACCCCTGGTCTTCGCGACTTGCAAGCCACGGCGCCCCTCACTGCTATCTTGAAGGCCGTTGTCGGCGCAGCGAAGAGCATCGATCGCAAGACCAAGCCCTTCGTCATGGTCAAGGTTAGTCCGGACGAGGACGCAGACGAGCAAGTCTCCGGTATTTGTGACGCGGTGTGGGGGTCCGGCGTTGATGGTGTGATCGTGGGTAACACCACGAATCGTCGTCCGGAGCCGTTGCCGAAGGGGTTCACTCTTCCGCCCAAGGAGCAGGATGTCTTGAAGGAGACGGGTGGGTTCTCTGGGCCGCAGTTGTTTGATCGTACGGTGAAGCTGGTGGCGAAGTATAAGAGTTTGTTGGATGCTAgtgcccctgctgctgctgctgtgccTAAGGCGATTGAGGCGGCGGAGCCGGATGTGGAGAATGTGCCTCCTACTGTGAGTGAGGCTGTCGAGGGATTGCCTGCTAGGAAGGTTATCTTTGCGTCGGGGGGTGTGACGAATGGGGCGCAGGCGAGGAAGGTCCTTGATGCGGGAGCTTCGGTTGCGATGATGTATACGGCTATTACGTATGGGGGGTTGGGGACAGTGAcgagggtgaaggaggagatgaaggagaagaagtag
- a CDS encoding triose-phosphate isomerase (COG:G;~EggNog:ENOG410PVEW;~InterPro:IPR035990,IPR000652,IPR013785;~PFAM:PF00121;~go_function: GO:0003824 - catalytic activity [Evidence IEA];~go_function: GO:0004807 - triose-phosphate isomerase activity [Evidence IEA]), with amino-acid sequence MASQQAYPVLPKNLLIISLKMYFTPTRTLDYCRALLDPKNDIVRPENRSKLLLALIPDFLTVYPCAEIIKAWESTLPKDDTPSLPAPFLLGAQDCFWEPLGAYTGEVSPLALRSMGVSIVELGHAERRAIFGETDDQTGLKAAAACAQGMVPLVCIGEVTAPGPVASQAIGQAVSECEVQIRAVLQAIPAEAPVIFAYEPVWAIGKPAPAGVDHISAVVEGIKAVIGTRVGDVRILYGGSAGPGLWGPGGLGKAVDGMFLGRFAHEVDGVRKVVREVEETLA; translated from the coding sequence ATGGCGTCCCAGCAAGCCTATCCGGTTCTCCCAAAGAACCTGCTCATCATCTCGTTGAAGATGTACTTCACACCCACCCGTACGCTCGACTACTGCCGGGCCCTGCTCGACCCGAAAAATGATATTGTCCGCCCGGAGAACCGCtccaagctgctgctggcccTCATCCCCGACTTTCTGACTGTCTACCCCTGTGCGGAAATTATCAAGGCATGGGAGTCCACTCTACCGAAGGATGACACCCCTTCACTGCCGGCTCCATTCCTGCTTGGGGCTCAGGATTGCTTCTGGGAGCCCCTCGGCGCCTACACCGGAGAAGTCTCGCCGCTGGCGCTCCGCTCGATGGGGGTGTCCATTGTCGAACTTGGCCATGCAGAACGCCGCGCCATCTTTGGTGAGACAGATGACCAGACTGGCCTCAAAGCTGCCGCCGCATGTGCACAAGGTATGGTTCCGCTGGTTTGCATTGGAGAGGTCACCGCTCCCGGCCCCGTAGCCTCGCAAGCCATTGGGCAGGCCGTCAGCGAATGCGAGGTCCAGATCCGGGCTGTCCTCCAGGCCATCCCGGCGGAGGCACCAGTCATCTTTGCATACGAACCAGTATGGGCAATTGGGAAGCCCGCTCCGGCGGGTGTAGATCACATATCGGCGGTGGTCGAGGGCATCAAGGCGGTGATTGGCACCCGCGTGGGGGACGTCCGGATCTTGTACGGGGGAAGTGCCGGACCGGGGCTGTGGGGCCCGGGCGGTCTGGGGAAGGCCGTCGACGGTATGTTCCTGGGCCGATTCGCCCACGAAGTCGACGGGGTCCGCAAGGTGGTCAGGGAGGTTGAAGAGACGTTGGCCTGA
- a CDS encoding putative U-box domain protein (COG:O;~EggNog:ENOG410PP5I;~InterPro:IPR011990,IPR003613,IPR019734,IPR013026, IPR013083;~PFAM:PF04564;~go_function: GO:0004842 - ubiquitin-protein transferase activity [Evidence IEA];~go_function: GO:0005515 - protein binding [Evidence IEA];~go_process: GO:0016567 - protein ubiquitination [Evidence IEA]) — protein sequence MALELKEKGNQLFKEGDYNGAEEMYSQAILKNPKEPTFFSNRALTRIRLENWAGVEHDARAAIDLYGAKSPTSLKSSWYLAQALLGLQRPQEAYDVAIEAYKASLAAKNIQTENLSRTVLRAKQAIWAAKETARIRELDETLASVEGLIEAEVERGVSELKARLEKGEIGEIGFREDEREIREDAERKVQRVREVFGIASEGKVAERVVPDYLVDGITFEIMHDPVITPSGTSFDRVGITKYVEQAKVDPITRVPMTVNDLRPNYALKAACEEFLDKNGWAVDW from the exons ATGGCACTCGAACtaaaagaaaagggcaacCAGCTCTTTAAAGAAGGCGATTACAATGGCGCCGAGGAGATGTATTCACAAGC AATTCTCAAGAACCCCAAAGAAcccaccttcttctccaaccgcGCCCTGACCCGCATCCGACTCGAAAACTGGGCCGGAGTCGAGCACGACGCCCGCGCCGCCATCGATCTCTACGGCGCCAAATCCCCCACCAGTCTGAAATCCTCCTGGTACCTGGCACAAGCGCTGTTGGGCCTGCAACGGCCTCAGGAAGCATACGACGTAGCCATTGAGGCGTATAAGGCGAGTCTGGCGGCGAAGAACATCCAGACGGAGAATTTGTCGCGGACGGTGTTGCGCGCTAAGCAGGCGATTTGGGCGGCCAAGGAGACGGCGCGGATAAGGGAGTTGGATGAGACGTTGGCGAGTGTGGAAGGGCTGAttgaggcggaggtggagaggggggtgtcGGAGTTGAAGGCGCGGTTGGAGAAGGGTGAGATTGGGGAAATTGGGTTtagggaggatgagagggagattAGAGAGGATGCTGAACGGAAGGTGCagagggtgagggaggtgttTGGAATTGCgtcggaggggaaggtggcTGAGAGG GTTGTGCCTGATTATCTGGTGGATGGAATTACGTTTGAGATTATGCATGACCCTGTTATTACACCTTCTGGGACCAGCTTTGACCGGGTCGGCATCACCAAGTACGTGGAGCAGGCCAAGGTTGATCCTATCACGCGGGTGCCGATGACGGTGAACGATCTTCGGCCGAATTATGCGTTGAAGGCAGCGTGTGAGGAGTTCTTGGATAAGAATGGGTGGGCGGTGGATTGGTGA